The genomic interval GACCAGGGGCGCTACGTCTACGGCCGATCCCCCCTCACCGGCCCGGTCAGACCCGGCGAGCTGGTCCTGGTGACGATCTCGGTGACCCCCCAGACCAAGGGTGCGCTGCGCTACCTGCTGGTCGAAGACGGCATCCCGGCGGGGTTCAGCGCCGTGGAGGAGGCCGGGATGGAGATCGAGGGGGTAGATACCCCCTACGGGAGCGATTACTACGGCTGGAACTACGGGTACGACGGGCGGGAGTTCCGCGACCAACGGGCCGAGTTTTACTTCAGCTACCTCGACCGGCCCATCACCTTCAGCTACGTGCTGCGGGCCGAGACCCCGGGCCGCTACAGCGCCCTGCCTACCGTGGCCTGGCTGATGTACGACCCGGAGGTGCGCGGGGTAGGGACCGAGCGGGAGGTGCGGGTCGGCGAATGAGGGCCTGTGCCTACTGGACATCACTGCTCCTCATCGGCGGGGCGCCCGTCCAGGCCTGGCAGGCCTACCAAAGCCCCGGCTTCATCGTCCAAATCGCCTCCCCGGCCGACGCCCGGTACCTCCCGCGCCTCTTCCAGAGCCTCGAGCGGGCCCGCAGAGAGCTAAGGGGATGGGGCCTCCGGCCCCCCGATCGGGTCCGGGTGGTGGTGCACCCCACCCTCGGGTCCTACCGCAAGGCCACCGCTCAGCCCTGGTTTGTCCTGGCCCAGGCCGACCGGGCCCAGGGCCGAATTGACCTGCAGCGGCTTTCCGTGGTGGTCGAGCGAGGCGGGCTCGAGGCCGTGTTGCGCCACGAGTACTTTCACCTGGCCCAGCCCGAAGGTTGGGCCAGGTGGCTGGCCGAAGGATCGGCGATGATCTTTGCCGCTCAAAGGCCGAGCGCCAAGGCCCTGGAAGGCGTTTCGACGGCGAGGCTGGAGGAGATCCTGGCCGCTCCACCGCAGCCGCAACTCCTGGCCCGGGCGATGGCGACAGCCTACGCTCGGGCGCAAGCCTACTGGAAAAAGCGCCGACCTGCCCCCTGACCGTGCTGCCCGCCTGGGGATAGGCGCATTTCTGCAGAAGGGTCATCCACCCTGGCGTTTTGCGTTTGACATACGACGGGGGACCTCGGCCCGTGCATAATAACCCTGATGCGCGTCCACCTCGTAGCCGTTCAGGCCGAAATCCAGCCCCCGGCTTACCGGAGTGCGGCAGCCTTCCGGGAGAGGGTCTTGGCCTTGACCCGTTCCGCGGTGGAGGGGCTCCCTGAGGGAGAGCCACGCGTCGTGGCCTTTCCCGAGGCCTTCGCGCTACCGCTTTGCTTCTGGCTCGAGGCCCCCCAAGAGATCCTCCAAGCCCCCTCGGCCACCTCCGCCGCGCTGGCCTTGCTGCGCCGGCGCTGGCCCGAGGCGTTGCGGCTGGCCATCCCTTCTCCGGCGGTGTTTTTTCATCTGCGGGCCATCGAGGTCTGGCCAGTCTACGAGCAGGTATTTCGAGAGGCCGCGCAGATGGGCCAGGCCTATGTGGTGGCGGGTTCTACGTTCAGCCCCCAGGTAGACTGGGAACCGGCACAGGGCTATCACCGCGCCTCGCGGGCGGTACTCAACCAAACCCTGCTCATCTCCCCCCGGGGCACGGTCCTGAGCCGGGTTCCCAAGGTGAACCTGACCCAGGACGAACGCAGGAGCTTTCTCTCGAGCGGCCCGCTCGGCGGCCAGGTCGTGCAGACCCAGATCGGCAAGCTGGGGGTCCTGATCTGCCTCGATGCTTTCCACGAGCGGCTGGTGGAATGGGTGGACGGCCAGGGCGCTTGGCTGTTAGTCCAACCCTCCGCCAACGCCACCCGGTGGGACGGCCCCTGGAGCGCCGATGCCCGGCAGGTCGAGAAGGAGGTCTGGCTGAGGGAAGGGCTGGCGAAGAAACTCGCGGCCCGCGAGAACCTGCGCTACGGCATCAACCCCATGCTAAACGGCAGGTTTTACACCCTGAGCTTCGAGGGGCAAAGCGGAATCTACGGCCCCGGAGCGCCGATAGCGCTAGCCGAAAGCCCCACCGGAGATGCCCTGGTTCGCTACACCATCGACACCACAGGTTGATTTCCAGCCCTAGGGCTGAGCGGAAAGCCCCAGGCGCTCCGGGTAGAGGGTGATCCCGGCACGCTGGCCAATCCGGTTCAGGAGCTTCTCCACAGCCTGCTGCAGCACCGCATCGGCGATGCTCGACTTCACCTCGTCGAACGGGCGCACCGTGCTGGGCTCGATCTTGTTGAGCCGGATGACGTGAAAACCGAACTCGGTGCGCACCGGCTCGCGGCTAGTCTGCCCGACCTTGAGGCG from Meiothermus sp. Pnk-1 carries:
- a CDS encoding carbon-nitrogen hydrolase family protein, with protein sequence MRVHLVAVQAEIQPPAYRSAAAFRERVLALTRSAVEGLPEGEPRVVAFPEAFALPLCFWLEAPQEILQAPSATSAALALLRRRWPEALRLAIPSPAVFFHLRAIEVWPVYEQVFREAAQMGQAYVVAGSTFSPQVDWEPAQGYHRASRAVLNQTLLISPRGTVLSRVPKVNLTQDERRSFLSSGPLGGQVVQTQIGKLGVLICLDAFHERLVEWVDGQGAWLLVQPSANATRWDGPWSADARQVEKEVWLREGLAKKLAARENLRYGINPMLNGRFYTLSFEGQSGIYGPGAPIALAESPTGDALVRYTIDTTG